The nucleotide sequence ATGTACAATATCATCACAGGTAAGTGGCTTACCATGCTTAATTTTAAGCAAAGCATCATGTGTTACTTCAATGATGCCAAAACTGGCAAGTGCCTCAAATGGGCTATATACACCTTTTCCCCCCTCACATATTGTGTGCGACAGCTCATCGCATTGTTCTACTGTGATAGCATCAGCAACGCTGAAATCTCCTATTGCAATTCTGCGCAGGGCTGTAACATGGGCGCCAGTGTGGAGTCGCACTCCTAAATCACGTGCCAGTGCCCTGATATATGTGCCTTTACTGCAGGTAACATCGAGTGTTACCTGTGAACGATCTGCATCAAAATCAATCACAGCAATTTCACGAATATGGACTGATCTTGGAGCTATCGCCACCGCCTCACCTTTTCGTACCCCTGTCTGATGCCCTCTTCCCATTAATTTTAATGGCTGAATATTCTGGGGGGACTTGAAGAATATGCCCTGTAAAATATGTATCGATGCATGACTTGATATCTTCCAACGTGCATTGAGGAGCACTTTGCACAATGACCTGCCCTTCACTGTCAAAAGTGTCAGTTGCCACACCTAACTGAATCGTGGCAATATATCGTTTGTCCATTCCCATAAAAAACGGTACTAGCTTTGTTGCCCATCCAATGCATACAATTAGTAGTCCAGATGCAAACTTATCCAAAGTACCCGCATGACCGCATTTTTTTACCTTTAATTTTTTTTTAATGCTCTGTATGCTTTCAAATGAAGTATATCCCGTAGGCTTGTCTACAAGCAACACACAATCATTTATATGTGGGGCATTCATATATTACGTTTCACTGCTTCCACTATTATTCTTTGAAGATTCCTTTTCTAGTTTTTCAAGCAGGTTCACCATATCCACACCTTTTTCAATGGATGTATCAAGATGGAACCTGATTTCAGGAATGGTACGTATACTCAATGCTTTGCCAACTCTGTACTGAATAAATCCACGAGCAGACTGCAAGCCGGCAAGTGTTCTCTTTTTATCATTTTCATCACCTAAAACCGAAACATATACATCTGCATAGGCATAATCTTTACTTAATTCAACATTTGTTACAGTCACAAAGCCAATGCGAGGGTCTTTGATTTCAGTAACTATCAAAGTGCCAACAAGTTTCTTTATCTGCGTCTCTAATTTTTGTTTTCTAAAACTCATACGTTAGGGTTATCCTCGTGAGGAGTCTTCTAATTTCTTCTTTATCTCAACAATTTGATACGATTCAAAATTATCCCCTTCTTTGATATCATTGAAATTTTCCAGGGTAAACCCACATTCCTGTCCTGCTTCTACTTCAGCAGCATCATTTTTAAACCGCTTTAATGAATTAAGCTTACCATCATACACNNNNNNNNNNCCACATTCCTGTCCTGCTTCTACTTCAGCAGCATCATTTTTAAACCGCTTTAATGAATTAAGCTTACCATCATACACTACAACTCCATCACGAATAAGTCTGATCTTATCGCTCCTTTTTAGACGACCAGTTAGTACGATAGCTCCGGCAACAGTACCAACTTTACTTATTTTGAAAATTTGCTTAACCTCGCCTGTTGATGTAATCTCTTCTTTTATTTCAGGTGACAGCATGCCCTCCATAGCTGCTTTCACATCATTGATTGCATCATAGATGATATTATAATATTTTATTGATACGCGCTCTTTTTCAGCAATTTCTAAAACTTTGGCAGATGGTCTCACCTGATACCCAATGATGAGTGCATTTGAAGCTGATGCAAGCATGACATCGGATTCATTAATACCACCAGTAGCAGCATGTATCACCTTTACACGGATATCATTGGTGGAAAGCTTTTGCAATGAATCACGCAATGCCTGAACCGAACCATCAACATCTGCTTTGATAACTATCTTGAGTTCCTTGATTTCCCCTTCTTTAATCATTGTATTGAGGTCTTCAAGGGTAACCTTCTTTATCTTTTGGGCACTTTCAAGCCGTACCAGCTCCTGACGTTTCTGCGCTATTTGACGGGCATATTTTT is from Spirochaetota bacterium and encodes:
- the truB gene encoding tRNA pseudouridine(55) synthase TruB, with the protein product MNAPHINDCVLLVDKPTGYTSFESIQSIKKKLKVKKCGHAGTLDKFASGLLIVCIGWATKLVPFFMGMDKRYIATIQLGVATDTFDSEGQVIVQSAPQCTLEDIKSCIDTYFTGHILQVPPEYSAIKINGKRASDRGTKR
- the rbfA gene encoding 30S ribosome-binding factor RbfA; this encodes MSFRKQKLETQIKKLVGTLIVTEIKDPRIGFVTVTNVELSKDYAYADVYVSVLGDENDKKRTLAGLQSARGFIQYRVGKALSIRTIPEIRFHLDTSIEKGVDMVNLLEKLEKESSKNNSGSSET